Proteins co-encoded in one Alphaproteobacteria bacterium GM7ARS4 genomic window:
- a CDS encoding fumarylacetoacetate hydrolase family protein — MTLSSSMLPLRGADTSFMVRAIYGVGQNYHAHAQEMGIDSHKETPVFFMKDIHTMVTTGTSIPYPPSTRLLHYEVEWVIAVGRHTGYRGDSLHHQGRVVAPLPMRMSKEEATASIVGFGIGIDLTRRDMQEEARKKGMPWFLAKNFPGACPCSPLIARALVEDEDACHIILECDGACVQHGYLYKRLWNSVDILCELSKHIAIPDGTLIYTGTPEGVGVVDSGRSVRLHAFCPQYDAMDLVLTVGREA, encoded by the coding sequence ATGACGTTATCGTCTTCCATGCTTCCCCTTCGAGGAGCAGACACGTCCTTCATGGTGCGCGCTATTTATGGTGTGGGGCAGAACTACCATGCCCATGCCCAAGAGATGGGTATTGATAGTCATAAGGAGACACCTGTCTTTTTTATGAAAGACATTCATACGATGGTCACAACGGGCACATCCATTCCTTATCCCCCTTCGACCCGTCTGTTGCATTATGAGGTGGAGTGGGTCATTGCCGTTGGACGCCATACGGGCTATAGGGGGGATTCTCTTCACCATCAAGGGCGTGTCGTGGCGCCGCTTCCGATGCGCATGTCGAAGGAGGAAGCCACAGCGTCTATCGTTGGCTTTGGCATTGGCATCGACCTCACCCGCCGTGACATGCAGGAGGAGGCGCGCAAGAAAGGCATGCCATGGTTTTTAGCGAAGAATTTTCCGGGGGCGTGTCCATGCTCTCCGTTGATAGCAAGAGCGTTGGTAGAGGATGAAGACGCATGCCATATCATTCTCGAATGCGATGGCGCATGCGTTCAGCATGGGTATCTCTATAAGCGCTTGTGGAATTCTGTCGATATTCTGTGCGAGCTCTCGAAGCATATCGCCATTCCCGATGGGACGTTGATTTATACAGGCACGCCAGAGGGCGTCGGTGTCGTTGACTCTGGCCGTTCTGTGCGTCTCCATGCGTTCTGCCCGCAATATGATGCTATGGATCTTGTTCTCACGGTGGGACGAGAGGCGTGA
- a CDS encoding endonuclease/exonuclease/phosphatase family protein — MSQRSLRVVTWNINSVRSRVDMMMGWLRQMDADIVCLQETKARPCVFPTQLCAAHGYAYHHIDGIKRYNGVAMVSRLPLVDKAKHIWCGRDDARHISASVRWHGRDLLIHNLYVPAGGDVADVACNPKFAHKLAFIEEAGAFLAKTCQTYPHAVVVGDLNIAPLPCDVWSHEQLLRVVSHTPIETRSLCHMQERGRWVDAVRHVFPPPQKLYTWWSYRARHVMASDRGRRLDHIWVSRALCPHIRTARIFRHARTDVRPSDHVPVLLELAPS, encoded by the coding sequence ATGTCGCAGCGTTCTTTACGCGTTGTGACGTGGAATATCAATTCGGTGCGTTCGCGTGTTGATATGATGATGGGATGGCTTCGTCAGATGGACGCCGACATTGTGTGCTTGCAAGAGACAAAGGCGCGTCCGTGCGTTTTTCCCACACAGCTATGCGCCGCGCATGGCTATGCCTATCACCATATCGATGGAATCAAGCGCTATAATGGCGTTGCCATGGTATCTCGCCTTCCCCTTGTGGATAAGGCGAAACACATATGGTGTGGGCGTGATGATGCGCGCCATATTTCAGCATCTGTGCGTTGGCATGGGCGAGACCTTCTTATCCATAATCTCTATGTGCCGGCAGGGGGGGATGTGGCGGATGTGGCATGCAATCCGAAATTTGCCCATAAGTTAGCGTTCATTGAGGAAGCGGGAGCGTTTCTTGCGAAGACGTGCCAGACATATCCCCATGCTGTCGTTGTGGGTGACTTGAATATCGCGCCTCTCCCGTGTGACGTATGGTCGCACGAGCAATTGCTCCGTGTGGTGTCGCACACGCCTATAGAGACACGCAGCTTATGCCACATGCAAGAGAGAGGACGCTGGGTTGATGCGGTGCGCCATGTGTTTCCGCCGCCACAAAAACTTTATACATGGTGGAGCTATCGGGCGCGCCATGTGATGGCGAGCGACAGAGGGAGGCGTCTCGACCATATATGGGTATCACGCGCTCTCTGTCCCCATATCCGCACGGCGCGCATTTTTCGCCATGCGCGCACGGATGTTCGTCCCTCTGACCATGTGCCGGTGCTGTTAGAGCTTGCTCCTTCCTAA
- the tgt gene encoding tRNA guanosine(34) transglycosylase Tgt: protein MVDFHILAQDRHARCGHITTAHGTIDTPCFMPVGTYASIKGVESTSVTSTGTHIILANTYHLIERPGCDVIERHLGLHNFMQWHKPILTDSGGFQIWSLARLCDVDDHGASFRSPIDGHKRRLTPQSVIEAQYLFNSTISMVLDMCVPWDSDTALLEQSVHRTCRWASSSLEHYQQRHGYGLFAIIQGGLDENLRRRCAETLATSPFHGYAIGGLSVGEHATQRNRTLDATIAFMPQEKPRYLMGVGRPLDILDAVKRGIDMVDCVLPTRCGRTAKAFTWDGEINMMNACHRYDTSPLDPTCPCPLCTHYSKSYLHHLFKKKEILAATLLTLHNLFFYQSLMAKIRQSIINKRFDSLYEQIRQRMTTPR from the coding sequence ATGGTAGACTTCCACATCCTCGCCCAAGACCGCCATGCGCGGTGCGGACACATCACAACCGCCCACGGCACCATCGACACACCATGCTTTATGCCCGTCGGCACCTATGCATCCATCAAAGGCGTGGAGAGCACATCCGTCACAAGCACAGGCACACACATCATCCTCGCCAATACATATCACCTTATAGAACGTCCCGGTTGCGACGTTATAGAACGCCACCTCGGGCTACACAACTTCATGCAATGGCATAAACCCATCTTGACGGACTCGGGAGGCTTCCAAATATGGTCTCTCGCTCGCTTGTGTGACGTGGATGACCATGGAGCATCCTTCCGCTCGCCCATTGACGGACATAAGAGACGCCTCACACCACAATCCGTCATCGAGGCGCAATATCTGTTCAATAGCACCATCTCCATGGTCCTCGATATGTGCGTGCCATGGGATAGTGATACCGCTCTCTTAGAGCAAAGCGTCCACAGGACATGCCGCTGGGCGTCATCTAGCCTAGAACATTATCAGCAACGACATGGCTACGGTCTTTTTGCCATCATCCAAGGCGGCCTCGATGAGAACTTACGTCGCCGCTGTGCCGAAACCCTCGCGACCTCTCCTTTCCATGGCTATGCCATAGGAGGACTCTCAGTGGGCGAACATGCCACACAACGCAATCGCACCCTCGATGCGACAATAGCCTTCATGCCCCAAGAGAAACCTCGCTATCTCATGGGCGTGGGACGACCCCTCGATATCCTCGATGCCGTCAAACGCGGTATCGACATGGTCGATTGCGTCCTGCCAACACGCTGTGGACGCACAGCCAAAGCATTCACATGGGATGGCGAAATCAACATGATGAATGCATGCCACCGATATGACACATCCCCTCTCGACCCAACATGCCCATGCCCCCTCTGCACACATTACTCGAAGAGCTATCTACATCACCTCTTTAAAAAGAAAGAAATCCTCGCTGCCACACTCCTCACCCTCCATAACCTCTTCTTTTATCAAAGCCTTATGGCAAAAATACGCCAAAGTATCATCAACAAACGCTTCGATAGCCTCTATGAACAGATAAGGCAACGCATGACAACACCCCGTTAG
- the queA gene encoding tRNA preQ1(34) S-adenosylmethionine ribosyltransferase-isomerase QueA, translating into MKTALFTYPCHGVRIALRPHPIRDKARLLILNDSRLHHKTPHQHARIDQLPAILKAGDTLVINNVKVIKARLKGRTRHNNRPCDILLCHPLPQEQHTPDGIGHAWRAMVKPRKKIPPKTSIIIKDIPTATVEQHHEDGTSIVSFPCSWEQLRHALERFGVMPLPPYIEKKRTSDRRDEQDYQTIFSTQAHRAPQDQTHSAIASPTAGLHFTPRILYALKRHAISIAPLTLYVGAGTFQPIRHDHIEQHPMHGEYGLMPNTTARLINRTKQQGGRIIAVGTTSLRMLETCASRQGYITPWQGITKLFITPRYRFRCADYLLTNFHQPRTTLFMLVCAFSGYTTMHRLYRHAIRTGYRFYSYGDACLLPHMPRRPSPW; encoded by the coding sequence ATGAAAACAGCCCTTTTCACCTATCCTTGCCATGGGGTGCGCATCGCCTTGCGACCACACCCCATAAGAGATAAAGCGCGTCTCCTTATCCTCAACGACTCCCGCCTCCACCATAAAACGCCTCATCAGCACGCACGAATCGACCAACTCCCCGCTATCCTAAAAGCTGGCGATACCCTCGTCATCAACAACGTCAAAGTCATAAAAGCGCGCCTCAAAGGGCGCACGCGCCATAACAATCGGCCATGCGACATCCTCCTCTGCCATCCTCTGCCACAAGAACAGCACACCCCAGATGGTATAGGCCACGCATGGCGCGCTATGGTGAAACCTCGAAAAAAAATCCCGCCAAAAACATCCATTATCATCAAAGATATACCGACAGCCACAGTGGAACAACATCACGAAGATGGCACATCCATTGTGTCTTTCCCATGTTCATGGGAACAATTGCGCCATGCCCTCGAACGTTTTGGTGTCATGCCCCTTCCCCCTTATATCGAAAAAAAACGAACCAGCGACAGACGCGACGAACAAGACTATCAGACAATTTTCTCCACACAGGCACATCGAGCACCACAAGACCAGACACATAGCGCTATCGCTAGCCCTACAGCTGGACTCCATTTCACGCCCCGTATCCTCTATGCCCTCAAACGCCATGCCATCTCTATTGCCCCCCTGACGCTCTATGTAGGCGCTGGCACATTCCAGCCCATACGCCACGACCATATCGAACAGCATCCCATGCATGGCGAGTATGGCCTCATGCCAAACACCACAGCGCGACTCATCAATCGCACAAAGCAACAAGGAGGACGCATCATCGCCGTCGGCACAACGAGCTTACGCATGCTCGAAACATGCGCCTCACGACAGGGATATATCACCCCATGGCAAGGCATCACAAAACTCTTCATCACGCCTCGATACCGATTCCGCTGTGCCGACTATCTCTTGACGAACTTCCATCAACCACGCACAACCCTCTTTATGCTCGTCTGCGCCTTTAGTGGCTACACAACGATGCACAGGCTCTATCGTCATGCCATCCGCACCGGATACCGATTTTATTCCTATGGCGACGCATGCTTGCTCCCACACATGCCAAGACGCCCTTCTCCATGGTAG
- a CDS encoding AsmA family protein: MSFERDESRGRRSGRKKIGLWRAFIDFCWALYDSCVSLVRVTVQRVILPLARGKWRVLLWLSRQLFYASKHGLIMVWAVVWRYPISLLVVPGVVLLSVYSIPKMIDWSSLYGERIQRYVEQSVERSFSFQDIAFAILPTPRLVLYDVVLRNIKGGGFDDSLYARRLSMTFKWWSLLRGSFDVQNIDMHQGVLYLETLQKGVHNWDFAELEHQGREASRRQTKKGDGRPAVAEASVAEEESVPFHALGVSESVIVWRRAHRPCYEGMEDVFRDTVVSLHPSFVVKKGLCAHVVSVVRDVDIYIDRHGDDKRGVAVAGDDVDFSFLYRHELHVEGRVESIIWQGWSLSDGYVDFSMGDGELVLDDMSGGINDGFIDARGFIEHTHGDGGNSSLSYGLDLACEGVAFPDGEWLTDWNHNVVRGHSSIDIEVEGDVPSMSMDDIKASLQGEARFLLKEAYVRGPYARGIMQLLEARHGTGFLGVLAEAVLGSSLAPISSGRFDVAIRDGVIKSDNIQLNVGHFAPASQEELEESRRSTQLRGWLEASIPRNFIESRLNIYTPDGGLFADVGLDIMGSLDAPTVSLHGIGGF, from the coding sequence ATGTCTTTTGAGCGTGATGAGTCGCGTGGTCGTCGGTCTGGACGTAAGAAGATAGGCTTATGGCGTGCGTTCATCGATTTCTGCTGGGCCTTATATGATTCGTGCGTGAGTCTTGTGCGCGTGACGGTTCAGAGGGTTATCCTGCCCCTTGCGCGTGGCAAATGGCGTGTTTTGCTGTGGTTATCGCGTCAATTATTCTATGCCAGCAAGCATGGTCTTATCATGGTGTGGGCGGTTGTTTGGCGTTATCCTATCAGTTTGCTCGTTGTGCCGGGGGTTGTGCTGTTGAGTGTGTATTCTATCCCTAAGATGATTGATTGGTCGTCACTTTATGGTGAGCGTATACAGCGCTATGTGGAACAGAGCGTTGAGCGTTCTTTTTCTTTTCAGGACATAGCGTTTGCGATTTTACCGACGCCGCGTCTTGTTTTGTATGATGTTGTGTTGAGGAATATCAAGGGTGGCGGGTTTGACGATAGTCTGTATGCGCGGCGTCTCAGCATGACGTTCAAATGGTGGAGTTTGTTGCGTGGGTCGTTTGATGTGCAAAACATTGATATGCATCAGGGGGTTCTCTATCTAGAGACATTGCAGAAGGGCGTTCATAATTGGGACTTTGCCGAATTGGAGCATCAGGGGCGCGAGGCGTCGCGTCGTCAGACGAAGAAGGGGGATGGCCGTCCTGCTGTGGCGGAGGCGTCTGTGGCTGAGGAGGAGAGCGTTCCCTTCCATGCCCTTGGGGTGTCTGAGTCGGTGATTGTGTGGCGGCGTGCCCACAGGCCGTGTTACGAGGGGATGGAAGACGTTTTTCGGGATACGGTCGTTTCTCTCCATCCGTCTTTTGTCGTGAAGAAGGGTTTATGCGCCCATGTCGTGTCAGTGGTGCGTGACGTGGATATTTATATCGATAGGCACGGAGACGATAAGCGCGGTGTGGCTGTCGCGGGTGATGACGTAGACTTTTCCTTCCTCTATCGCCATGAGCTCCATGTGGAGGGTCGTGTCGAGAGCATCATATGGCAAGGCTGGTCGTTAAGTGATGGGTATGTGGATTTTTCTATGGGGGATGGGGAATTGGTCTTGGATGACATGTCTGGTGGTATCAACGACGGGTTTATTGATGCGCGTGGCTTTATCGAGCATACCCATGGGGATGGTGGGAATTCGTCTTTATCCTATGGCTTGGACTTAGCGTGCGAGGGGGTTGCCTTTCCAGATGGTGAATGGCTTACGGATTGGAATCATAACGTTGTGCGCGGCCATTCATCCATTGACATTGAGGTGGAAGGCGATGTGCCGAGCATGTCAATGGATGACATCAAGGCGTCGCTACAGGGGGAGGCGCGTTTTCTTCTCAAGGAAGCGTATGTGCGTGGTCCTTATGCGCGTGGCATTATGCAGTTGCTAGAAGCCCGTCACGGGACGGGATTTTTAGGTGTGTTGGCGGAGGCTGTGCTTGGTAGTTCATTAGCGCCTATTTCGTCGGGGCGTTTTGATGTCGCCATACGTGATGGCGTCATTAAGAGCGATAATATCCAGCTCAATGTGGGTCACTTCGCGCCTGCGTCTCAAGAAGAGCTGGAGGAGTCGAGACGTTCGACTCAGTTGCGTGGTTGGCTCGAGGCGAGTATTCCTCGCAATTTCATTGAGTCGCGCCTCAATATCTATACGCCAGACGGAGGCTTATTCGCTGATGTCGGGTTGGACATCATGGGGAGTCTTGATGCGCCGACTGTGTCCCTTCATGGCATTGGTGGTTTCTAG
- the gatB gene encoding Asp-tRNA(Asn)/Glu-tRNA(Gln) amidotransferase subunit GatB: protein MPRTPSSAPSTSWDIVIGLEVHAQIASTSKLFSRTSTQPFADANSSVSLIDAAMPGMLPIPNQKCIDQAITTALAFDADIQHVSLFDRKHYFYPDLPQGYQISQYHKPIALGGHITIDDDKGQPKDIPLTRLHIEQDAGKSLHDLFPHATAIDLNRSGVGLMEIVFEPSLRSSGEAVSLMHAIRQLLRYLGTCDGNMEAGNLRADVNVSVRQPHEPLGTRCEIKNLNSMRFIQQAIDYEAQRHISLREKGQTITQQTRLFNTNTQRTYAMRSKEEAHDYRYFPDPDLPPLVLDPARIQKLKEQLPERPREKYQRFLKDYGLKKDDVALLVAERDIAQFFEETARTTNPVQAARWVIGPLFALLNKRQTPIQDSPISPQRLSALIDAVEDGTLSERTAKDVLITMATSGKTARDIIQQENLAQISDDNVLNAKIHALLQAHPDKVTAYQQGKTRLLGFFVGEIMRETKGKAHPQKVNALLQEKLKKAP from the coding sequence ATGCCTCGCACCCCATCATCCGCCCCATCAACGTCATGGGACATCGTTATCGGGTTAGAAGTCCATGCCCAAATTGCCAGCACATCAAAACTCTTCTCGCGCACCAGCACCCAGCCCTTTGCCGACGCCAATAGCTCTGTGAGCCTCATCGATGCCGCCATGCCCGGCATGCTCCCCATACCCAACCAAAAGTGCATCGACCAAGCTATCACCACCGCCCTCGCCTTCGATGCCGACATCCAACATGTCTCCCTCTTCGACCGCAAACATTATTTTTATCCCGACTTGCCTCAAGGCTACCAAATCTCCCAATATCACAAGCCCATCGCCTTAGGCGGACATATCACCATCGATGACGATAAGGGACAGCCTAAAGATATTCCCCTCACCCGCCTCCATATCGAACAAGACGCCGGTAAAAGTCTCCACGACCTCTTCCCCCACGCCACCGCCATTGACCTCAACCGTAGCGGTGTCGGACTCATGGAGATCGTCTTCGAACCCAGCTTGCGCTCTAGCGGCGAAGCTGTCTCCCTCATGCACGCCATACGCCAACTCTTACGCTATCTCGGCACATGCGACGGCAACATGGAAGCAGGCAACCTACGCGCCGACGTCAATGTCTCAGTGCGCCAACCCCATGAACCCCTTGGCACACGCTGTGAAATCAAAAATCTCAACTCCATGCGATTCATCCAACAAGCCATCGACTATGAAGCGCAACGCCACATCAGCCTCAGAGAAAAAGGACAGACCATCACCCAACAAACACGCCTCTTCAATACCAACACCCAACGCACCTATGCCATGCGCTCGAAGGAAGAAGCCCATGATTACCGCTATTTCCCCGACCCAGACCTGCCGCCCCTCGTCCTTGACCCAGCGCGCATACAAAAACTCAAAGAGCAATTGCCCGAACGCCCAAGAGAAAAATATCAACGTTTCCTCAAAGACTATGGCCTCAAAAAAGACGATGTCGCCCTCCTCGTTGCCGAGCGCGACATCGCGCAATTCTTCGAAGAAACGGCGCGCACAACGAACCCCGTCCAAGCCGCCCGCTGGGTCATAGGCCCCCTCTTCGCCCTCCTCAATAAACGCCAAACCCCCATACAAGACTCACCCATTAGCCCCCAACGCCTCAGCGCCCTCATTGACGCTGTCGAGGACGGAACTCTCTCAGAGCGCACAGCAAAAGATGTCCTTATCACCATGGCTACAAGCGGAAAAACCGCACGGGACATCATCCAACAAGAAAATCTCGCACAAATAAGCGACGATAACGTCCTCAACGCAAAAATTCACGCCCTCCTCCAAGCACACCCCGATAAAGTAACAGCATACCAACAAGGAAAAACGCGACTGCTCGGCTTCTTCGTCGGCGAAATCATGCGCGAAACGAAAGGAAAGGCGCACCCACAAAAAGTCAATGCCCTCTTACAAGAAAAACTCAAAAAAGCGCCATAA